Genomic window (Melioribacteraceae bacterium):
TAAATGGTACCTCCTATTTATTGATGGTAATTTATTTTTATTGAATGCACTGCTTCAAAACTTTTGCCCATAAAACCGTAAGTAAAGTCGAGTGGATAAGCAAATAATCCTTAGTAATTTTTATATCAAGTAAAACTTATAAAAGTAATTGATTTTGCTTTCTGTATAATTTAGTCTTTGTATTATATAAGAGGTAATGTTAGTTGTCGCTTCATGTTGCCCATAATTAGACTTTTGATTGCCTTCACTATTCAACTTAATAATTTTTATTATGAAACACTAAATTTTTTAGAAAATAATTATAAATCGATTTTGATTATGAAGAATAGTTATTTTAAAGAAGTCCTTAATATCTGACTATAAAATTTATAGCAATTATTAATCTCAAAATTTGAGGAGAAGAATTGATGAGTGACCAAATTAAGATTACCAGCATTGAAATCTACAAAGCCGATATCCCCTTTCATGAACCTTTCAGAATAGCTATTATGGAAATTACTTGCGCTCAAAGTGTATTCATTAAAATAAATACTAATAAAGGTATTTATGGAATGGGGGAAGCAAATCCATATTGGGGCATCACCGGGGAAACTCAATCAATAAATCTGGCTGCTTCGGTTGATTTGGCAAAATTGCTTTTAGGAAAAGATCCGCTTGATATTGAGCAGAGAAATAAGGAGATGAATAAGTATCTAACATTTAACAGTACAATCAGAAGCGCTTTTGATATGGCTCTTTATGATATCGCAGGCAAAGTAGCCGGGCTTCCCCTTTATTCATTATTAGGTGGAGGGAAAAGAATTTTTTGGACCGACAATACTATTAGCATTGGCTCCCCCGAATATGTTTCTAAAAAAGCAGTCGACTATATGAATATGGGATTTCAGGCAATAAAAGTAAAACTTGGAACCACTAAAGAACTTGATGTAGCCAGAATAAAAAGTATACGTGAGGCAATTGGTGATAAATTACCAATTCGAATTGACGCCAATCAAGGATGGAACTATCACACTGCAGTAGCAACTTTAAAAGAATTAGAACAATATGGAATTGAATATTGTGAACAGCCAATAGCGCACTGGGATCATGAAAATCTTAAAAGGATTAGAGAGAAAACAACTATAGCTATTATGGCAGATGAATCTCTATTTGATCATCATGACGCGTATAAATTAGCCGCGAGTGGATGCTGTGATTATTTCAATATCAAACTTTCCAAATCGGGCGGAATAGAAAACGCATTAAAGATTAACGCAATAGCCGAAGGTGCTGGAATTAAATGTATGCTGGGGTGCATGACAGAAACAAGACTGGGACTTTCTGCCGCGGCGCACGTTATTAGCGCGCGGAATAATATTCAATATGCCGATCTTGATGGATATTTATTTATGAAAGAGGATCCGATAATAGGCGGCGCTCAATATAAAGTTGGTGAGATTACAATAACCGATACTCCCGGTCATGGCGCCGATGTTGATCCGGCTTTCCTTAAAAAATGTGAGAAGGTTATTATCAAGTAATTTAGTGAGTAATACTTTATTAAATAATTGAGAATCAGCTTAATGTGGAAATCAATAATTATTATAATTGGGTTAATAATGTTAGCTCCGTTGAAAGCTCAAACCATTGATGATATTAAAGAATATATAGATTCGATAAAAGATTCGGTAAAGATTTCCTTCATCGCGCAAAATGAATTGGGTGATATTTTAATTTCTGAAAACCAGATTAAAAAAATTCCTTCTGCCAGTATGATCAAAGTTCCAATTCTTGTAACCCTTTTTGAGGAGAGGAATAAACACAATATCAATCTTGATGAACTATATAAAATTAAGCGTGAGGATATTGTTGGAGGAAGCGGTGAATTAAATTTTGATTCAGTCGGAAAAGAATTTACAATTTTCTACCTCGCTAATGAGATGATTAGAGTCTCGGATAATTGCGCTACAAATATCCTCATCAAGAAACTGGGCCTTAATAAAATTAATAAATCGATCAAGGAAAAAGGATTAGATTCAACCAAGCTAAATAGATTGATGATGGATTTTGGCGCTGTTAAAGAGGGACGGGAAAACTATACATCGGTCTCAGATATGAATAAACTATTGTTAGCTATTTACGACAGCAGCATTTTTCCAAAAAGTACAAATGATACAATAGTTACTATTCTGAAAGGCTGTACCGATAAAAATAGAACGGCCCGAAATCTTCCCCCTAATATTGAAGTTGCCAATAAAACCGGGAGTCTTGATTATGTATGCGGAGATGCCGCTATTATCTTCTCTCCAAAACCAATCATATTAAGTGTGGTGATTGAAAACTTTAGCTCTGAAGTTCATGCAGAAATAATTATGGGAGAGCTTTCCAAATTAATAGTAAAAGTTTTTGGAGGAATTTAACACAGTTTTAATTTATTATTGCACTCGCAAACTCTTTATAGTTACAAAAAGTATCTTCTGCTATAATCATCTTCTGCCAAACAGCAATGGTGTTTAGTAGAATTATTTGAAAGAAAACAATATATGCTCAATAAATTAGTTAGATACATCTCCCTACTGACATTCTTCTTACTTTCAGAATCTTTGATCGCTCAAATCTACCCTGATCAATTTTATGAAATGAGGATTGATTCAATAATTGCAAAGATTGAATCCAGCCAGAATATAAAAATTAGTCTTGATGGAAAATCTATCATCCTCGATGAAACTTCACTTGATGGTTATATTATTTTGAAAGAACAGAGTTCACTAAATTTATTTAATCAAGGGTTACCTTCCTACAATGGCAAAGCATCGGGTGATAAGGGAAGTTTTAAGGTACAGATGAGATTTCCCTATTTAAATAGCTGGTCCCCCTGGCTAACGGTTGGTTACTGGAAAAATAATATTTGGTCAAGTTACGGACTCACAAGTTATGGTGGTGGTTATGTTGATATAGATTATGTGAAGTTGAATTCATACATAAACAAATGGCAATTTAAGGTAATACTAACCAGAAGTGATATTGCCACTCCTTCCCCATCAATTCATAAGCTTAGTTTTTTTGTCAGTGATTCAAGAACTACCAGCAACGTAAATATCAATCAATTGGTAAATGATAAACCTGAGGCAATATTTATTCCTACAAGTTTTGTTTATCAATATGGAGTTGATCCGGTTATTGGAAAAGATATCTGCTCTCCCAGTACCGTATCGATGATACTAAAGAGTTACAATATTCCGGTTGATACATATACTTTTGCTGTAGCCACTTATGATCCATTCCATAAATTATTTGGGGTTTGGCCACGTGTTGTTCAGAACGCTTCTGAATTTGGATTAGATGGCGCGGTAACCCGTTATAGAAATTGGAGCGAAACTAAAAAAGTTTTAGATGCCGGGGGGCGTATTGGAATGTCGATCGGTCAACCTCTTTATGCAGGGCATATCGTTATGCTTGCCGGTTTTTCTAGTAATGGCAGTCCAATAGTTCACGATCCAGCCAAATCTTCCGGGCAGGCTTATCTTCACGATAAAGCAAAATTATCGGAAGCCTGGTTTGCTAAAGGTGGAATTGCCTACACGTTTTATCCTTCTGAAAACATTGTCACTGTGAATGATAATTTAGAATTACCGGTTAGTTATGAACTATTTCAGAACTTCCCCAACCCATTTAACCCACAGACTATTATTGGTTATCAAATTTCAAGTAGCGATTTTGTTAGCTTAAAAGTTTATGATATTACAGGTCAAGAGGTTGCAACCTTAGTAAATGAAAATAAATCTCCCGGCAGATATGAAGTTCTTTTTGACGGCTCAAATTTAGCGAGCGGAATCTATCTTTATAGATTGCAATCGGGTAACTTCTCACAAATCAAGAAATTTGTATTGATGAAGTAGTAACGATGAAGTAGGTTTATTGACATTTCTGTTCATAATTAGTTGAAATAAATGCATCATTTTGTCCAAAAATATGATAATTAGGGGCACTTAAGTGTCAAATTAGTGCACATTTTTGCATATTATTTTAACCAATTTTCTCCAATAAGCTCAAATTTAGTTTATTTATTGGTTTTTTTATTTTTTTTGATCCTCCCCCCCTACCTTCATTCTTACTTAAGGCAAAATCTCATGCAAATTGTCTATCTGTGCAGTTAGGCAGTCAGCCTAAATGCTTCAATATTTCAAAGAACGACTAATAATCTTTTTTAGATAAAAACTTAGCGGAATTTTCGTGGCGAAAAGATAGGTTTTAATTAGGACCGGTCTAATGTTATTTTGACAATTTCTTTCTAAAGCTCAAAAAATGTTTCATTGGCTCTCTAGAAACAATTCTAGACAGATTTGACTATCCGGATTTTATTTTGACTATCCAGATTTTATGTAGATTGTATGGCAACTCGGACGAGTTGCCATACAATTATTTCATTAAAATAAATTTCCTTGTCTGAATAAAATTGCCGCTTTGCAGTTTATAAAAATAAACTCCGCTTGTTAAGTTTGGCCCATTTTCTGTATTACTGGAATTAAACTTCACCTCGTAATTGCCCGCCAGCTGTGGCTCATTTACCAGTGTGGCTACTTCTCTGCCTAAAACATCATAAACCTTTAACACTGACAGGGATAACCCTATCCCTACATTGGGGATTGAATATCGTATTGTGGTTATTGGATTAAACGGATTTGGATAATTCTGGTGCAAAATAAACTCTGTTGGGAACTTTTCTTTTTCATCAATAACACTTGATAATAAATCAACTACTATGGTATCTGAGTATTCCTTTTTACCATCTATATCTATCTGTTCAAGTCGGTAGAAATATTTATCTTTAATTGGAATAGCTGTATCCCAAAATTCATAATGTTTTGGAGAGAAACTGTTTACGTGTCCCAATACAATTCCCAACTCTTCCCATTGGAATTCCTCATTGGAACGTTGAACACTGAACCCATAGTTATTTGTCTCTGTTGCAGTTCCCCATTGAAGCCATATCGTATCACCGATAGCAAAAGCTCTAAAATAAATTAGCTCAACCGGAAGTGTTCCCTCCTCTTTCTGAGCAATTATTTCAACCGAAAATATTGACATGAATAAAATGCACAAAGCCACTAAAGAACAATATTTGTATCGAACTCTCATCACCTTACTATAGAGAACTTTTGAATCACCGTCTCAATTTTACTATCCTTTTTTATACCCAGCTTATAGAAGTAGGTACCGTTAGCAATTAAATTTCCATCGGCATCCCTTCCATCCCAAAATATTGAATTAAGACTTGTTTTTAATTCAGAAGAGTTCAACTTGATCTCTTTAATTAGGCGCCCGGCCACAGTAAATATATTTATGAACATCTCTTCAGGCAGTTGAGTTAACTGGAAGGTAAAGTAGGTATAATCTTTAAATGGGTTCGGGAAATTATAGGTATTAAGAAGTTTCATCTCTTTCTGTACAATAAATCTAATCTGATAACCGCCATCATTAATGTTGCCCGATAAATCCCTTCCGCTAAC
Coding sequences:
- a CDS encoding dipeptide epimerase, whose amino-acid sequence is MSDQIKITSIEIYKADIPFHEPFRIAIMEITCAQSVFIKINTNKGIYGMGEANPYWGITGETQSINLAASVDLAKLLLGKDPLDIEQRNKEMNKYLTFNSTIRSAFDMALYDIAGKVAGLPLYSLLGGGKRIFWTDNTISIGSPEYVSKKAVDYMNMGFQAIKVKLGTTKELDVARIKSIREAIGDKLPIRIDANQGWNYHTAVATLKELEQYGIEYCEQPIAHWDHENLKRIREKTTIAIMADESLFDHHDAYKLAASGCCDYFNIKLSKSGGIENALKINAIAEGAGIKCMLGCMTETRLGLSAAAHVISARNNIQYADLDGYLFMKEDPIIGGAQYKVGEITITDTPGHGADVDPAFLKKCEKVIIK
- a CDS encoding serine hydrolase codes for the protein MWKSIIIIIGLIMLAPLKAQTIDDIKEYIDSIKDSVKISFIAQNELGDILISENQIKKIPSASMIKVPILVTLFEERNKHNINLDELYKIKREDIVGGSGELNFDSVGKEFTIFYLANEMIRVSDNCATNILIKKLGLNKINKSIKEKGLDSTKLNRLMMDFGAVKEGRENYTSVSDMNKLLLAIYDSSIFPKSTNDTIVTILKGCTDKNRTARNLPPNIEVANKTGSLDYVCGDAAIIFSPKPIILSVVIENFSSEVHAEIIMGELSKLIVKVFGGI
- a CDS encoding T9SS type A sorting domain-containing protein → MLNKLVRYISLLTFFLLSESLIAQIYPDQFYEMRIDSIIAKIESSQNIKISLDGKSIILDETSLDGYIILKEQSSLNLFNQGLPSYNGKASGDKGSFKVQMRFPYLNSWSPWLTVGYWKNNIWSSYGLTSYGGGYVDIDYVKLNSYINKWQFKVILTRSDIATPSPSIHKLSFFVSDSRTTSNVNINQLVNDKPEAIFIPTSFVYQYGVDPVIGKDICSPSTVSMILKSYNIPVDTYTFAVATYDPFHKLFGVWPRVVQNASEFGLDGAVTRYRNWSETKKVLDAGGRIGMSIGQPLYAGHIVMLAGFSSNGSPIVHDPAKSSGQAYLHDKAKLSEAWFAKGGIAYTFYPSENIVTVNDNLELPVSYELFQNFPNPFNPQTIIGYQISSSDFVSLKVYDITGQEVATLVNENKSPGRYEVLFDGSNLASGIYLYRLQSGNFSQIKKFVLMK
- a CDS encoding T9SS type A sorting domain-containing protein, whose amino-acid sequence is MSIFSVEIIAQKEEGTLPVELIYFRAFAIGDTIWLQWGTATETNNYGFSVQRSNEEFQWEELGIVLGHVNSFSPKHYEFWDTAIPIKDKYFYRLEQIDIDGKKEYSDTIVVDLLSSVIDEKEKFPTEFILHQNYPNPFNPITTIRYSIPNVGIGLSLSVLKVYDVLGREVATLVNEPQLAGNYEVKFNSSNTENGPNLTSGVYFYKLQSGNFIQTRKFILMK